A genomic region of Brevibacillus sp. JNUCC-41 contains the following coding sequences:
- a CDS encoding class II fructose-bisphosphate aldolase, protein MKVNLKPSNVSSLTKVLAVATQNQFAVGSFTPRATKMVTPILRAAQEKKSAVIVQTSEREQERYGINLAEFSREFYRVIQEENITIPAVLHLDHTKDFNVIAEAIEVGFTSVMIDASEQPFKKNIEITKKVVEYAHSRGVTVEAELGKIGTTDFIETDVDEELFTEPKEAKQFVEETGIDALAVSVGTSHGVYLVKNPRIDIERLIEIRALTSVPLVLHGGSGTPSEMIRNAIQIPNGGISKVNIATDIEHMMIKTLNRENHVTEKEWSELPTETLTLVQNAVQNVVKEKIENFLISSDSASYYI, encoded by the coding sequence ATGAAAGTAAATTTAAAACCAAGCAATGTTAGTTCATTAACAAAGGTACTTGCAGTAGCTACGCAAAATCAATTTGCTGTCGGTTCGTTTACTCCTAGAGCTACAAAGATGGTAACTCCTATACTTAGAGCGGCCCAAGAAAAGAAATCTGCGGTTATTGTTCAAACTTCTGAGAGAGAGCAGGAACGATACGGAATTAATTTAGCGGAATTTAGCCGAGAGTTTTATCGTGTGATCCAAGAGGAGAATATTACGATCCCTGCCGTGTTACATTTAGATCATACGAAGGATTTCAATGTAATTGCTGAAGCCATCGAAGTTGGTTTTACATCGGTTATGATTGATGCATCAGAGCAACCATTCAAGAAAAATATTGAGATAACAAAAAAGGTTGTTGAGTATGCACATTCAAGAGGCGTAACTGTTGAAGCTGAATTAGGCAAGATAGGGACAACCGACTTTATTGAAACCGACGTTGATGAAGAGCTATTTACAGAGCCTAAAGAAGCAAAACAGTTTGTTGAAGAGACCGGTATTGATGCATTGGCGGTTTCTGTCGGAACTTCACATGGTGTTTATCTTGTTAAAAATCCAAGAATTGATATTGAGCGTTTAATAGAAATTCGTGCATTAACATCTGTACCTTTAGTGTTACATGGTGGTTCAGGCACTCCTTCAGAGATGATTAGGAATGCAATTCAAATTCCTAATGGCGGAATTAGTAAAGTGAATATTGCAACAGATATAGAACATATGATGATAAAAACTCTTAATCGAGAAAATCATGTTACAGAAAAAGAGTGGTCGGAACTACCAACTGAAACATTAACTTTAGTCCAAAACGCAGTTCAGAACGTAGTAAAAGAAAAAATTGAAAACTTTTTAATAAGTAGCGATAGCGCTTCTTATTATATTTAA